Proteins from a genomic interval of Panthera uncia isolate 11264 chromosome C1 unlocalized genomic scaffold, Puncia_PCG_1.0 HiC_scaffold_4, whole genome shotgun sequence:
- the KCNA10 gene encoding potassium voltage-gated channel subfamily A member 10 codes for MDVCGWKEMEVALVNFDNADEIQEEPGYATDFDPTSPKGRPGSSPFSNWRILIGDSTNHETAFSKLAGGYVDSPGPEPVVLNEGNQRVIINIAGLRFETQLRTLSQFPDTLLGDRDKRMQFFDSMRNEYFFDRNRPSFDGILYYYQSGGKIRRPANVPIDVFADEISFYELGNEAMDQFREDEGFIKDPETLLPTDDFHRQFWLLFEYPESSSAARGVAVVSVLVVVISITIFCLETLPEFREERELKVVRDPSLNTSKAVLSHTMFTDPFFMVESTCIVWFTFELVLRFVVCPSKTDFFRNIMNIIDIISIIPYFATLITELVQETEPSTQQNMSLAILRIIRLVRVFRIFKLSRHSKGLQILGQTLKASMRELGLLIFFLFIGVILFSSAVYFAEVDEPESHFSSIPDGFWWAVVTMTTVGYGDMCPTTPGGKIVGTLCAIAGVLTIALPVPVIVSNFNYFYHRETENEEKQNIPGEIDKILNSAGSRMGSTDSLSKTNGGCSTERSRK; via the coding sequence ATGGATGTGTGTGGCTGGAAAGAAATGGAGGTTGCTCTGGTCAATTTTGATAATGCAGACGAAATCCAGGAAGAGCCAGGCTACGCCACAGACTTTGACCCAACCAGCCCAAAAGGCCGGCCTGGGAGCAGCCCCTTCTCCAACTGGAGGATCCTCATCGGTGACAGCACCAACCATGAGACGGCCTTCTCCAAGCTCGCAGGCGGCTATGTCGACTCCCCAGGGCCCGAGCCAGTGGTCTTGAATGAAGGAAACCAACGGGTGATCATCAACATTGCCGGGCTGAGGTTCGAGACCCAGCTCAGAACCCTCAGTCAGTTCCCAGACACCCTCCTGGGAGACCGGGACAAAAGGATGCAGTTCTTTGACTCCATGAGAAACGAGTATTTCTTTGACAGGAACAGGCCCAGTTTTGATGGCATCCTGTATTATTACCAATCAGGTGGGAAAATCCGGCGCCCCGCCAACGTCCCCATCGACGTCTTTGCCGATGAGATCTCCTTCTATGAGCTGGGTAACGAGGCCATGGACCAGTTCCGGGAGGATGAAGGCTTCATCAAAGACCCTGAAACACTGCTCCCCACCGATGACTTCCACCGGCAGTTCTGGCTTCTCTTCGAGTACCCCGAGAGCTCCAGCGCTGCCCGGGGGGTGGCCGTGGTCTCTGTGCTGGTTGTGGTCATCTCCATCACCATCTTCTGCCTGGAAACGCTGCCGGAGTTCCGGGAGGAGAGGGAGCTGAAGGTGGTGAGAGACCCCAGCCTCAACACGAGCAAGGCGGTCCTCTCCCACACCATGTTCACTGACCCTTTCTTCATGGTAGAGTCCACCTGCATCGTGTGGTTCACCTTTGAACTGGTGCTCCGGTTCGTGGTCTGCCCCAGCAAGACCGACTTCTTCAGGAACATCATGAACATCATCGATATCATCTCCATCATCCCCTACTTTGCAACGCTCATCACGGAGCTGGTCCAGGAGACAGAGCCCAGCACCCAGCAGAACATGTCCCTGGCCATCCTGAGGATCATCCGGCTGGTGCGCGTCTTCCGCATCTTCAAGCTCTCCCGGCACTCCAAGGGGCTGCAGATCCTGGGCCAGACGCTGAAGGCTTCCATGCGGGAGCTGGGCTTGCTCATCTTTTTCCTCTTCATCGGGGTCATCCTTTTCTCCAGCGCGGTCTACTTTGCCGAGGTGGATGAGCCAGAGTCCCATTTCTCCAGCATTCCTGATGGCTTCTGGTGGGCAGTGGTCACCATGACAACTGTGGGCTATGGTGACATGTGCCCAACCACCCCCGGGGGAAAGATTGTGGGCACTCTGTGTGCCATCGCTGGGGTCCTCACTATTGCCCTCCCTGTGCCTGTCATTGTCTCCAACTTTAACTACTTCTACCATCGGGAGACTGAGAATGAGGAGAAGCAAAACATCCCTGGTGAAATCGACAAAATCCTCAACAGTGCAGGCTCAAGAATGGGCAGCACAGACTCTCTTAGTAAGACCAATGGTGGCTGCTCCACGGAGAGGTCCaggaagtga